In Desulfuromonadales bacterium, the genomic stretch TCGGCCGGCCAGACGGAGACCGGCTTGAAATAGTCGAGAAAACTCATCAGCTCTTACCTCCCCGAAATGATGGACAAATCACCTCACTCTCCGCCCTCCGATTCCCCCGCCAACTGGAATTTGCGCATGAACCGCCGGTCGATCCGGTCCTTGAGCCAGAACGCCGGGCGGCCGTCCCACACCCAGCCCCGCCGGCGGAAAATCCCCCGGCCGTCGCCAAGGTTGAAGATCAGCAGATAGTCGGCCTGTGGTTCGAAGACTTTGAGCTCCCGTCCCTCCAGGGCGGCGAGCAGGTTGTGCAACAGCACCGGATTCTGCCGTACCGCGTAGACGCCAACCTTGTCCAGCGGCCGCGGCCGAAAACAGATGCAGTCGCCGCCCCCGAAGATTTCCGGATGCTCGACCCCTTGCAGATGGTTGTCGACCAGCAGCCCCCCGTCCACCCCGGTCGGCAGGCCGGAGTCGCGGAAGAGCGGGGGCGGCTCGATGCCCAGGGCCAGAAAGGCGAAATCATAGGCGAGGGAGATCCCGTTATCGAGAACCGCCCGGCCCTCCCGCACCTCGTGAGCTTTCGTCCCCTCGCGGACCTCCACCTGGCGCCGGCGCAGGGAAGCCAGTGCCAGCTGCCGTGT encodes the following:
- a CDS encoding FAD-dependent oxidoreductase, producing GSRVPVEKVAAAGPGIVPVKPIDGLARARQTILGELKSRSLKLLVVGGGPAGTELAGNLRRLVQQVAGQATITLLAGHRLLGGLPERTRQLALASLRRRQVEVREGTKAHEVREGRAVLDNGISLAYDFAFLALGIEPPPLFRDSGLPTGVDGGLLVDNHLQGVEHPEIFGGGDCICFRPRPLDKVGVYAVRQNPVLLHNLLAALEGRELKVFEPQADYLLIFNLGDGRGIFRRRGWVWDGRPAFWLKDRIDRRFMRKFQLAGESEGGE